A genomic stretch from Longimicrobiaceae bacterium includes:
- a CDS encoding NAD(P)-binding domain-containing protein yields the protein MKIGIIGAGMIGGTLARRLTALGHEVSIANSRGPETLKELAAETGARPVTVHEAARSGEVVVVTIPQGRIPDLPKDLFEGVPEDVVVVETGNYYPARDGRIEALEAGMPESRWVSNHLGRPVVKAFNNIYYRSLLEKGRPAGDPNRVGLPVAGDRERDKQIVLRLIDELGFDRVDAGTLDESWRQQPGTPVYVADLNAEGVRRALAEATPEHIARFRATGHSRAASSSRT from the coding sequence ATGAAGATCGGCATCATCGGGGCAGGGATGATCGGCGGCACGCTGGCGCGTCGGTTGACCGCGCTCGGGCACGAGGTCTCGATCGCGAACTCGCGCGGCCCGGAGACGCTGAAGGAGCTCGCGGCGGAGACCGGGGCGCGGCCGGTGACCGTGCACGAGGCGGCGCGCAGCGGGGAGGTGGTCGTCGTCACGATCCCGCAGGGGCGGATCCCCGACCTTCCCAAGGACCTCTTCGAGGGCGTCCCCGAGGACGTGGTGGTGGTGGAGACCGGCAACTACTACCCGGCCCGGGATGGCCGCATCGAGGCGCTCGAGGCGGGGATGCCGGAGAGCCGCTGGGTGTCCAACCACCTCGGACGGCCGGTGGTGAAGGCCTTCAACAACATCTACTACCGGAGCCTGCTGGAGAAGGGGCGGCCCGCCGGGGATCCGAACCGGGTCGGGCTACCCGTGGCGGGCGATCGCGAGCGGGACAAGCAAATCGTCCTGCGGCTGATCGACGAGCTGGGCTTCGACAGGGTGGACGCGGGCACGCTGGACGAGTCGTGGCGCCAGCAGCCCGGCACGCCGGTGTACGTGGCCGATCTCAATGCGGAAGGAGTGCGGCGAGCGCTGGCGGAGGCCACCCCCGAACACATCGCCCGGTTCCGCGCCACCGGACACAGCCGGGCTGCGTCGAGTTCGCGGACCTGA